Below is a genomic region from Brevinematales bacterium.
AAAGACTGAGTTTTTCCTGCGCAGAATAAAGGTATTCGCTCCCCAGCTTGATATCCATAAACCCTCCGCCGGTTTCTGTATTAGTTATCGGAACAGCGCTAAAAAGGGTTAGGATACGGCGGGATTATATATTGAAAACTAAGCTGACGGTAGTACCGGCATCGGGCGTACTGTCAATCCCGATTTCGGCATCGAGCGCCTTAGCCAATTCGAATACGATATACAGACCCAGACCGGTTGCATGCTGGGGGTCTTTGGTCGTAAAGAAAGGGTCGAATATTTTCGGGAGATCCTCAGGTGATATTCCGCACCCGTTATCCCGGATATCGATACGGATACGGCCGGGATCGGGCCGATAAGCCTTAATAGCGATCTCCCCGTTCTCCAGGACTGCGTCTATGGAATTACGGAGCAGGTTATACAGTATTTCCTCCAATCCCACTTCATCGGTATGAAGGTGGATTTTCCCGTTCTCTGTAGACAGTTTCAAAGAGATGGTCGAACTTTTCTTGCGTACCATATTCTGGAATACGGGATCGAGCGAATGAAAGAAATCCTGTATATCGAGGGGGCGTTTGGTGATCTGCTCATGGCGCGCGAAGACATGCATCCGGTTTGTAATCTTAATCCCACGTTCGACCGCACGGGTAATGTTAGATAAATCCTCTTCGACATTCCGAACATCCGGGGATGTAACGGAATACAGCAGAAGCTCGGCGTATCCCTTGATGATCGCGAATATATTGTTATATTCATGGGAAATACCGCCGACCAGATTCTTCAGGGTTTCCATTTTCTGCTGCTGGATCATCAGCGCGGTCATTTTTTCCTTTTGTTCTTCCATCTCTATCTGCGCGGTGATATCCATCAGGTGAGCGAGTACCGCGGATTTATGACGGTACTCGATAATCGATTCATACGCGGAGAACCAACGGACTGTTTTATCTTTTTTTATCCCTTGAAGGTATAAAAAACACCCCTATTCTCCTGGATAGTTCCCTGGTTAGCCAGATTAGTCTCCACCTCGACAATCGAATCGGGATGGATAAGAAACGACGAATCGATACCGTTCTCGATATCTTCGCCCGTGTATCCCGTGATCTCGAAGAATTTCGCATTGGCGATAAATATCCGGTTCTCCTGCATCAGGTAGATTCCAGTGAGGGAATGGTCGACCAGAGTACGGTATGTTTTTTCAGAATTATCCAACTCTTTAAACAGGGTATCGGCTTCGATCACCTCGGCGATTATTGTCGAGATATTTTTTATCGTCGATTCGGCAATTTCGTTATAAATTATCCGGGGAATATTAAATAGTATAAACCCGTACTGATTCTTCGGGGTAAAGATGCGGGAAAGAATGTATAAGTTATCTCCCGATTCTTCAATAAAAAACGGCAGGTCAGATTTTATATAGAATTTCCGGGTTTTCCGGTCTTCATCGGCATTGAGAGTACCGAGTTTAAAAAACCCCTCATAAGTCAGGAGGTAGATATAAAACGAATTACTGGAAAAATATTCCTCCAGCAGTTTATTTATCTCCGGGAAAGCGTCCTGCCATGGGTCGGCGCCCAGGAGCAAATTAAATATCATATTCAGCAATTTTGTGGCCTGCAGGTTACGGATGATATCCGAAATATTTTTTATCACCAGTATCTGGAAGGTCTTGCCACGCTCGGTAAACCGGGAAAGATTGACAGAAGCCCTGAACAACGAC
It encodes:
- a CDS encoding PAS domain S-box protein, with translation MSMKINKFQVVIFIFMTGLSIGSYFHLFRFMESPDEFFFFLSYLHVGLLYLTLIFFLINDPFIFKVRQRIILSIGIASFVGNILFTWLYFRLQMEYYFQNTPIVLDSSTINSVFRHHLTFSEPFVLLFFIFLVIFILFNFQQIKNLKRLDELNRLNRKLYNFTGIPLLTIGDGKIISFNNEAVNQFGYSAGEFKKLNPEILFYDTLTYQNHFHLLGHSESVSFETDCLVKDGSLFRASVNLSRFTERGKTFQILVIKNISDIIRNLQATKLLNMIFNLLLGADPWQDAFPEINKLLEEYFSSNSFYIYLLTYEGFFKLGTLNADEDRKTRKFYIKSDLPFFIEESGDNLYILSRIFTPKNQYGFILFNIPRIIYNEIAESTIKNISTIIAEVIEADTLFKELDNSEKTYRTLVDHSLTGIYLMQENRIFIANAKFFEITGYTGEDIENGIDSSFLIHPDSIVEVETNLANQGTIQENRGVFYTFKG